Proteins co-encoded in one Malus domestica chromosome 09, GDT2T_hap1 genomic window:
- the LOC103421713 gene encoding DEK domain-containing chromatin-associated protein 4-like → MGVEESMELDGLLEVENCVRCNDGGSGSRKLMVCSEKGCPIALHEECMCARPVFDQLGKFYCPYCAYKREFFRCRELGRKVMGSKSVLSKFIDAGEGEHCGCETGGWGSVEVRGQSVGVEGGGAVEGGTDQRREIEDVRGEERIDEDPEEEEIVEETQEEDAEPRETMNNDNARDGLDRRDEEDCLRVSEERKGGSDEEEQEEETEPQSGCCVQEMTNNHNAHGLSDQRDEEDGKRVPEENEGESEDEEQMQSVEKEVPGNSTVVPESDELDTGSPLVRKQRFKQKSKRIKQPQSVASLRTVPSPSRELSARRTRSAEEHAKNQNGKAKTFSKKERENQESARNLVLPNVKGKRSKWTDEEIKMLKEGVRVCGSSNGKMQWKKILEYGHKVFHRTREPVDLKDKWRRSLGKENKDNAHDGFDQRDEKDGLRLSEENEGKSEDEEQMRSVEKEVPGKSNVDSKSENLDTGSPLVRSKQLKQKAKTKEQPPNAKTFSKREREIQESSRNLVLPNGKRKRLDWTDEELKMLKEGVRLHGTLNGKMQWKEILEYGHNVFHVTRQPVDLKDKWRRYFREKARKR, encoded by the exons ATGGGTGTTGAAGAATCTATGGAATTGGATGGATTGTTAGAAGTTGAGAATTGTGTTAGGTGTAACGATGGTGGTTCTGGAAGTAggaaattgatggtttgtagTGAGAAGGGATGCCCAATTGCTCTCCATGAGGAGTGCATGTGTGCAAGGCCTGTTTTTGATCAATTGGGAAAGTTTTACTGCCCGTATTGCGCGTATAAGCGGGAGTTTTTTCGGTGTCGGGAGTTGGGGAGGAAGGTAATGGGGTCCAAGAGTGTGTTGTCTAAGTTTATTGATGCAGGAGAGGGGGAGCATTGTGGGTGTGAGACGGGCGGGTGGGGTAGTGTTGAGGTTCGGGGTCAGTCTGTGGGAGTAGAAGGAGGTGGGGCCGTGGAAGGGGGAACTGACCAGAGGAGGGAGATTGAAGATGTAAGGGGTGAGGAGAGAATAGATGAGGACCCTGAGGAGGAGGAAATTGTTGAAGAGACACAAGAAGAGGATGCAGAGCCAAGAGAAACAATGAATAACGACAATGCACGTGATGGATTAGACCGAAGAGATGAGGAGGATTGTCTAAGGGTGTCGGAGGAGAGAAAGGGAGGAAGTgatgaagaagaacaagaagaggaGACAGAGCCCCAGAGTGGTTGTTGTGTACAAGAAATGACGAATAATCACAATGCACATGGATTATCAGACCAAAGAGATGAAGAGGATGGTAAACGGGTGCCTGAGGAGAACGAGGGCgaaagtgaggatgaggaaCAAATGCAGTCAGTGGAAAAGGAGGTGCCCGGAAATTCTACTGTTGTGCCTGAATCTGATGAGTTAGATACGGGGTCTCCACTAGTGAGGAAGCAGCGTTTCAAACAGAAGAGTAAAAGGATAAAACAGCCTCAAAGTGTAGCTTCCTTAAGGACAGTGCCCTCTCCATCAAGGGAATTATCAGCTCGTCGAACAAGGTCTGCAGAGGAGCATGCTAAAAACCAAAATGGAAAAGCTAAAACCTTTTCcaagaaggaaagagaaaatcAGGAATCTGCAAG AAACTTGGTACTTCCTAATGTGAAGGGTAAGAGATCAAAGTGGACAGATGAAGAGATAAAAATGTTGAAG GAGGGAGTGAGAGTTTGTGGATCATCAAACGGAAAGATGCAGTGGAAGAAAATTTTGGAATATGGTCATAAGGTGTTTCACAGAACCCGTGAACCAGTTGATCTTAAAGATAAATGGAGGAGGAGCTTggggaaagaaaataaagacaATGCACATGATGGATTCGACCAAAGAGATGAGAAGGATGGTCTAAGGCTGTCTGAGGAGAATGAGGGCAAAAGTGAGGATGAAGAACAGATGCGATCAGTAGAAAAGGAGGTGCCTGGAAAGTCCAATGTTGATTCAAAATCTGAAAATTTAGATACTGGGTCTCCTCTGGTGCGAAGCAAGCAACTCAAACAAAAAGCTAAAACGAAAGAACAGCCTCCAAATGCTAAAACCTTTTCCAAGAGGGAAAGAGAAATTCAGGAGTCTTCAAG AAACTTGGTACTTCCTAATGGGAAGCGGAAGAGATTAGATTGGACAGATGAAGAGTTAAAAATGTTAAAG GAGGGAGTGAGACTTCATGGAACATTAAATGGAAAGATGCAGTGGAAGGAAATTTTGGAATATGGtcataatgtgtttcatgtaACCCGTCAACCAGTTGATCTCAAGGATAAATGGAGGAGGTACTTTCGCGAAAAAGCTAGAAAAAGGTGA